One Prunus dulcis chromosome 8, ALMONDv2, whole genome shotgun sequence DNA window includes the following coding sequences:
- the LOC117638189 gene encoding uncharacterized protein LOC117638189, whose amino-acid sequence MAKTINREELGKVEIILDQELEKAKGEIGVGDVIYLEELLSEIRDKCDQGLQNLKTKQGEYKSWVDMWEQEFQLKLKKKKEKFEERMKREKEKHREEKEKWEEERSLLKAKYEAMRWT is encoded by the coding sequence ATGGCCAAGACAATCAACAGAGAGGAGCTGGGCAAGGTTGAGATTATATTAGACCAAGAATTAGAGAAAGCAAAAGGTGAGATTGGTGTTGGGGACGTTATTTACTTGGAGGAGCTGTTATCCGAAATCAGGGATAAGTGTGACCAGGGATTGCAGAACCTGAAAACCAAACAGGGGGAGTACAAATCATGGGTGGACATGTGGGAGCAGGAGTTTCAGCTGaagttgaaaaagaagaaggaaaagttTGAGGAGAggatgaagagagagaaggagaagcacagagaagagaaggaaaagtgggaggaagagagaagttTATTGAAGGCAAAGTATGAGGCGATGCGGTGGACTTAA